One Fusarium falciforme chromosome 14, complete sequence genomic region harbors:
- a CDS encoding HNHc domain-containing protein has translation MSSTAVTPTGRTLGWNIHFLVGRGRGHFAGLFRPSDSDLVRFRDVVDELRLCFEFPGSTPHRVSSCPAFFWEEGLHLPVLSLSTPDIRRPNVLSFRIVRHVPCNLPSNSSLNRHLETKCGQHIPQPVRRHEPRSLLPEKPSADPRHAIMPLRKTLKGKSRSAPPPPKHTVSGSVSPTRDGSADADEEDITGMVAPPTMTLALDYAKSTVTKFRSSCLQASNVCAVSGKGQSCSTTTFTPIMKSRMMHA, from the exons ATGTCCAGCACAGCAGTGACACCGACAGGCCGGACTCTGGGCTGGAATATTCATTTCCTGGTCGGTAGAGGCCGTGGCCATTTCGCTGGGCTCTTCCGCCCATCGGATAGCGATCTGGTGAGATTCCGTGATGTCGTCGATGAGTTACGCCTCTGCTTTGAGTTCCCCGGTTCCACGCCCCA CCGTGTGAGCTCATGCCCAGCCTTCTTCTGGGAAGAAGGCCTCCACCTTCCTGTGCTTAGTCTCTCGACACCTGACATTCGTCGACCAAATGTCTTGAGCTTCCGCATCGTCCGTCATGTACCCTGCAACCTGCCTTCAAATTCCTCACTGAATAGACATCTCGAAA CAAAATGTGGCCAGCACATCCCCCAGCCCGTCCGCCGGCACGAACCCCGCTCCCTCCTGCCCGAGAAGCCATCTGCCGATCCCCGACACGCAATAATGCCTCTTCGAAAGACTCTCAAGGGCAAGAGCAGGTCTGCTCCCCCCCCCCCGAAGCATACCGTGTCTGGCTCCGTGTCTCCGACAAGGGATGGTTCGGCCGAtgcagacgaggaggacatcACTGGCATGGTTGCGCCGCCGACTATGACTCTTGCACTTGACTACGCAAAGAGCACTGTGACCAAATTTCGGTCCTCGTGTCTTCAAGCGTCCAATGTCTGCGCTGTGTCTGGCAAGGGACAATCATG CAGCACTACCACCTTTACCCCGATCATGAAGTCGAGGATGATGCATGCTTAG
- a CDS encoding ULP-PROTEASE domain-containing protein, producing the protein MTTSNDLHPSTNDSPIASTRPNRKSFGSRGSVEQPVPQGESSGILTFSLEAQAKRKTPREQEDIQGTGNKKLCSLDLTDLPTLGDHFLRALHGKTESVVSLSAARLRDAEMALSHAEGTLQGAKDAMEAAKLLQHNSGARTARFQQWMDEAPSEDQDPDFENAVLSATKASQAYLDQYSLRAQKRIEAAKHD; encoded by the coding sequence ATGACCACCAGCAACGATCTTCATCCTTCCACTAACGATAGCCCGATAGCAAGTACTAGACCAAACCGAAAGTCGTTTGGCAGTCGTGGGAGTGTCGAGCAACCGGTTCCTCAAGGCGAGTCGAGTGGCATCCTGACTTTCTCACTGGAAGCACAGGCCAAACGGAAGACACCCCGGGAGCAGGAAGATATACAAGGAACGGGCAACAAAAAGCTTTGCAGTCTAGACTTGACGGATCTACCGACCCTCGGCGATCACTTCCTGCGAGCCCTCCACGGAAAGACAGAGTCAGTTGTTTCCTTATCTGCTGCCCGTCTACGGGATGCAGAAATGGCCCTCTCCCACGCTGAGGGTACTCTCCAGGGAGCCAAAGACGCCATGGAAGCTGCGAAGTTGCTCCAGCATAACAGTGGCGCCCGAACCGCGAGGTTTCAACAGTGGATGGACGAGGCTCCTTCAGAAGATCAGGATCCAGATTTCGAAAACGCAGTCTTGAGTGCTACCAAAGCGTCGCAGGCATACCTGGATCAATATAGCCTTCGCGCCCAGAAACGCATCGAAGCAGCAAAGCATGATTAG